The sequence below is a genomic window from Vibrio spartinae.
TTCCGGGGCAGGGTGCCCAGTACGTAGGTATGGCAATGACGCTCTACCGGGAAGAGGCGCTGTTCAGACAATATTTTGATCAAGTGCGTCAGGTTCTGGTGGCTCGGATGCAGAGAGATCCCTGTGAGCTGCTTGCCGCTGGTGTTTCCGCAACATCGTCACTCAATCGGACCGAGGTAACGCAGCCTTTACTGTTTGCTGTGGAATATGCATTGGGACGATTTCTGATCGACCGGCTGGGAGAACCAGCAGTGATGGCAGGACATAGTCTGGGAGAATTTGCGGCGGCAACGCTGGCAGGCGTAATGTCCCTTGAAGATGCTGTGTGGCTGGTTTGCGAACGAGGGCGAATGATGGGCGCATTGCCGAGTGGTGCGATGCTGGCAGTGCCGCTCCCGATGCAGGTTGTGCAGGAGAAAACCCATCTGGATATTGCGGTAGTCAATGGACCGGGACTTTGTGTGATTTCCGGTACAGAAGCTGAGATTGCTGATTTTGAAGCGCTTCATCATGATCTTCCGTTAAGACGTTTACAGACCTCGCATGCTTTTCATTCTGCGATGATAACTCCGATGGTTGCACCGTTCGAGTCGCTTTTGGCCTCCGTGCCACTACATCCGCCGCGCTGGTCGATCCTTTCCTGTCTGAGCGGAGAACGAGTTGACGACATGATCTCCACACCAGCCTACTGGGGGCGGCTGACTCGGGAGACGGTGCGTTTTGATTTGGTCTTCAGCACCTTGTCACAGATGGGGCCAACCCTGCTGGAAGCTGGTCCCGGGCGGACACTGAGCTTACTTGCGGGAAACTATGAGCCGTTCCGCACCACTAAGGCGATCCCCTGCATGGGCGGAAGTGATTCGGAAACCATCAATCTGAATCAGGCGCTTGCCCAGCTCTGGTTGCGTGGACATTCGATTGACTGGCTGGCGGGGGAGAAAGTGCAGCGGATGAGCTTGTCTCTGTATCCGTTTGCTCGGACCCGCTACTGGATTGAACCGGAGGAACTGAGGCCGATATCTGATGAGACGCATCGGACAACGGAAGACGTTGCCATGTCGCAACATTACTCTCGTCCGACATCATTGCCGGCCCCGATTCTACCCCGCACCGAAGCCGAGAGTCTGGTTACCGGAGTCTGGGAAAATGTACTGGGAATTGCCCCCATAGGCGTGACGGATGACTTTTTTGAATTGGGAGGGCATTCATTGTTGGCGGTTCAGGTGGTTACCCGCCTGCGGGAAGCCCTCCGGATCGAATTGCCTCTGGAGCTGTTTTTTGAGGCACGAACTGTCATGATTCTGGCCGAACGAACTGAGGGATATCTGGCTGAAGCGATTGAAGCGATGTCTGAAGAAGAAGTCGCAGCTGTGATGGCAGCTTTGGAGCAGAACAAAGAAAACGAAGTGAGCCGGAAAGGAGATCATCAACGGTATGAGTCATGATCCGAGAACATCAGAGAAGGGAATAGCCCCCTCGAAAACCGTAACTGTTGCCACAGACGCTGCAAAGACAGCCACGGAAATGTCTGACAGTAAGCGTCAGCTAATGTCCTGTTTGTTACGCGGTCAGGGGGCGCACGGGAGTGAAATTCGGCATGATCCCAAGATAAGCCCAGTCATTTCTTTTGCTCAGGAACGATTATGGTTTTTGGAACAACTTGTGCCGGGCAGTGCTATCAACAATATCGCTGGTGCGGTTTTGATCGACGGTGCACTGGATACGGTGGCGCTAAGGCAGGCATTCAAGCATATTCTACACCGGCATTTGCCGCTTCGCTCTTGTTTTCGGGAAGTTGACGGTATGCCGACGGTACAGCTTAATGATGTTGATGCGATGGTATGGGAAACTCATGATTTTCGCCAGTTTGATGAAGAAACGCGGGAAGCGAAAGCGATGGCCGAACTGTCGCAATGGTCTGGGGTGCCTTTTGACCTGACCTGTGGGCCATTAGTCCGTTCCTGTTTGTATCAGTTGGCTGAACGACAATTTCTTTTCGGGGTGGTGATTCATCATATTGCTTGTGACGGCTGGTCGCTGAATTTACTAGTTCAGGAGCTGGCACAATTTTACCGGGCTGAGACCGAGGGGGAAGAGATACCCCCTCCGCTGACAGTGAACTATTATGATTATTCATCGTGGCAACGAGGTGATGCAGCCCAATCTGGCTGGTCCGAGCAATTGGCTTACTGGAAGCAACAATTTGCGACGCTGCCTCCTTCACCCTATCCTTGGCCAGATAGTCATGATGCGATCAGAAGCGATGCTATCGGGCGACGAAAAACCCTTTTTATTCCGGCATCACTAAGTCAGAAGTTACGGAAGCTCGGTTATGAGCATCAGGCGACACCATTTATGGTGCTGCTAACCCTTTATAAAATTTTGCTCCATCGTGTCGGAGGGGAATGTGATATTTGCGTCGGTACACCGGTGGCTAACCGGGATCGACGTGAGATTGAAAGTTTGATCGGTTTTTTTGTTAACTTTCTGCCGTTGAGGACGGAGCTGAGCGGTGAGCTCTCTTTTTTACAAGCTCTGGCACGTGTGCGAGCGACATCGATCAATGGTTTTAATCATCAGTCGTTACCATTTGAAGTGTTGATTCGCGAGGTTCAGCCAGAATGGCATGCTGGCTGGCGACAACTGGTACAGGTTGCATTTGCTTACCATCAACAACATCCGACCCATCAGATAGCTTCAGGTAATGCACTACGGATGCAACCGCGTGAAGTTGACCACGGTGCTGCAATGTTCGATTTAATGCTCTCGGTTCAGGAAGAGTCTGACGGACTACGTGTGGTACTGGAATATGCGGTTCCCTTTATTCATACTGCCACAGCAGATATGTTACTTTCGGCATTTCAGGCGCTTTTGACCGATGCGGTGAATGCACCGGAAACGCCGATCGCGGCGATGTCGTTGCAAAGCCCGCAGGCATATGAACGGCAGCTATGCCGTAGCAGGGCGCTGCGATCATTTCCAGTGACCGATACGATTCATCAGCGTTTTTCGGCACAGGTCCGGCGCTATCCTGAGGCTGAAGCTGTCCGCTATGGGCACGAAAGTTTGAACTATAAGGCTCTGGAGCGTTTATCCGATCATTTGGCGAGATCTCTCATCGCCCGTGGAGTCACACCTGGAGCACGGGTCGGTATCTGTCTGGAACGTTCACTCGAGATGGTCGTGGCCGTTTTAGCGGTGCTGAAATCAGGATGTGCCTATGTTCCGTTGGATCCGGCTTACCCGAAAGAGCGGTTGGCGCTGCTGTGTGAACTTGCTGAACCGGCTTTGGTTGTAACCAGAAGCGGGTTATGTTCGCTTGTTCCACCATGCCTGTTGATTGACGAAGAAGGGGTGGATGAAAAAGATACGGATGGACCATACGGAATGACACCATCCGAACTGCAGGACTTGCCGCAGATCACACCCAAAGATGCCGCCTACGTTATTTTTACGTCCGGTTCAACCGGGGTTCCGAAAGGTGTGGTGGTCAATCATGAAAATGTCTTGCGTTTGTTTGAGGCTACGCAGGCACAGTTCCATATCGATGATGAGGATGTCTGGAGTCTGTTTCATTCCATCTCGTTTGATTTTTCCGTATGGGAGTTGTGGGGAGCCTTGCTGCATGGTGGCTGCCTGGTCGTCGTTCCTCAGGCTGCGGTAAAAGATCCACTGGCCTTGAGGCAGTTACTCGAACGGGAAAAAGTCACGGTTTTGAGTCAGACACCGTCAGCATTTCGTGGCCTCATTCGGGCTGAAATGCATCAACCATCCCGGTTGGAACATCTGCGGCTGGTTATTTTTGGCGGAGAGGCGTTGGCATTGCCGATGCTGAAAGACTGGATGGACAGGTACGTCGACAGTGGTCCGGCGCTGGTTAATATGTATGGGATCACCGAAACGACCGTGCATGTCACCGCTCGGCGGATCCACGCTGAAGATATTACCCGCTTGCAGGGAAGTGTGATTGGCCGCCCATTGGATGATATTACGCTTTTCCTGCTGGATGCGAACGGACTGATGGTGCCGGATGGTGTCCCGGGAGAGATTTGGATTGGTGGTACAGCCGTAAGCCAGGGATACCTGAATCGCCCGGATCTGACGGCAGAGCGTTTTGTGGTACGGGACATAGCAGGATTTCATGACCGTTTTTATCGGACTGGGGATTTAGCGAGGTATTGGCCGGATGGTGACCTAGAATATTTAGGACGCATTGATCAGCAAATTCAAAATCGAGGACATCGGATCGAACCGGGGGAAATTGAAGCGGTTTTCCGGCGGCATCCATTGGTTGCTGATTGCCTTGTTTGCGAGCGGACGGCCCATAACGGTAATGCATGGTTGGTGAGTTATGTGATCGAATCCGGTACGGACCTCCGGCCCGACATTGCGCAGGAAACTCGGTTGATGAAGACGGTTTTCGACGATATTTATGCCGAGGGGGTTGAGCCTTCTTCTCCGGAGGTACCGAATATTACTGGCTGGAACCACACGGATACCGGCCAGCCGATTGACCGGGAAGAGATGGAGGAATGGATTGCATGGACACTCTACCGTTTACGCCTGTTGCACCCTAGTCATATTGTTGAAATTGGCAGTGGCCTCGGTTTATTAGCGCTGGAGCTGGCAAAGCAGTGCCGGACATACCGGGGAAGCGATATTTCCGGGGTCGCTGTACGTTATCTGACTCATAAATTTCAGGCATTGGGACTGGCTCACTGTCACGTGGAACAGCAGGATGCTGTGGACTTTATCACGGGTATTATGACACCTGTCGATCTGGTGATTCTCAACTCAGTGATTCAATATTTTCCGAATAAGGATTACCTGACTCAGGTGCTGCGCGGTGCTCAGCGTGTGGTCGGAAAGCAGGGGGTGATATTTATCGGTGATATTCGCTGTTTGTCGCTGATGCCGGCTTTTTACACCGCCGTGGCGATTTCCCGCACCGGCAGAGATGCCGGGATCAGACAAATTGCTCGCCTTGTTCGTCAACTGGAAAAGGAAGAACGGGAAATCTGTATTGCCCCTGATTTCTTTCACCAGTTTGTTCCTGACGGATTTGTTGATGTGCAGTGGAAACGGAGTCGTTATCAGAATGAGATGACCCGTTTTCGTTATGACGTGGTGCTGTATTCACAGTTACAACCACAACTGAAGATTGATAAAAGTTTATCTTGGGAGTCGTTGGGACGGGATCCTGATCGGCTTCACTCTCTGCTGAAGGAGAGTCCTGAAACGTTGCGGGTCCTGTCGATTCCGAATGGCCGTTTTTTTCAGGATAAACTGCTGGGCGATATGCTGCTTGGCTCGGAGAGTGCGATAGAAGGCCGTGTTGATACATTGATCTTCCAAGCAGCCGAACAGACGCGGGAGCAAGGGGCTCTCGATCCGGAAATACTTTGGCAGATGGCACAATTGACCGGTTACCATGTCTGTATTGCGCCTTCGATTGAAGAGGGGACAGCATGGATGGATGTGCTGTTTTCCCTCGAACCGATTGAAGCGGGTCATCCGTGGCAGCCGGAAAAACTCCATACGCAAGACCTAGGATCAGAGAAATCACAATCGGTAAACACGTTTGAGCAGATTAATGATCCGCTCCAACAGGTCTATCGTCGTGACCGACTGGAAAATCTGCGCCGATATGCGGCAGAGAACTTGCCTACCCATATGGTGCCTGATCTGGTTATGTCGGTGGATGTTTTTCCGGTGACGCCGAATGGTAAATTGGATCTGGAATCATTGCCGATGCCAAGAAATCATTCAGAATCACAGAGGAGTGGTGCATCGCCGAGCACTTTTCATGAAAGAGCACTAACAAAGATCTGGACCTCGTTGCTTGGTATAGAAAGTGTTGGGCTAGACGATGATTTCTGGCTGTGTGGCGGGCATTCGTTGTTGGCTGCTCGTCTGATGTTCCGAATTGAAGATGAGTTTCAGATCCGGGTACCGCTGATGGCTTTGTTTGCTAACTCAAGCTTACGGGGGATGGCTGCAACGATCGAAGCGGCCCAGTCGCAAAAGCCGGGGCAGGGAGCGCCTACCAACCCGGCATTCTGGTATGCAGAAGCGGAGGTCGATCCTGACATTGTGCCGCCAACCACGCGTTCTCTTCAGCCGACTATACTGCTGACTGGAGCAACCGGTTTTTTCGGTTGTTATTTGTTGTTCGAAGCCTTGAGTTGTGGCCGTTATCAACAAGTATACTGTCTCGTCAGGGCTGCAGACGATCAGCAGGGCTATGCTCGCATCCGTCATATGCTTGATTCCCGAGGACTATGGCGAACGGAGTTCGCATCGGTTTTGCAGGTGTGGAGCGGAGATTTGGCCCAGCCGGATTTAGGGTTGTCCGAGCAACGGTTGCAGCTGTTCGCCGATCAGGTTGGGGAAGTGCTTCATAATGGCTGTCGGGTCAACTTTTCCGAACCTTATCAGCAACTGAAAAATGCCAATGTCGTTGCTACCGAAACTCTGCTGCGGCTGGCTTGTCGTGGAGATGCAAAACCTTTTCATTATATTTCCAGTTTGGGTGTGTTTGATGACGGTGATATGGGAGAGCGGTTTGGGTTATATGAAGATCGGGAACCGAGCCATCCGCATACGCTCGATGATGCCTACAGTCAGACAAAGTGGGTTGCGGAACGGATGGTGACCGAGGTTGGAAAACGGGGATTACCGATCACAGTTATTCGTCCCAGTCGGATTGGCAGCCATTCGGTGAGCGGTGATATCCGGCCGGATGATCTGTTGTGGTTGGTGATTCGGGCATCGTTGGCGATCGGTGCGCTGCCGGCCTTAGATCTGCCGTTGGATGTCATTCCGGTTGACTATGCTGCTCGGGTAACTCTTGCGCTAATGGATAACGAACAGGCATTCGGCAAAGCATTCCATCTTAATCATCCCAACCCGTCTCGCTATCAGGAAATACAGCTGTGGCTGGCGTCAGCGGGTTATCCGCTGGTCGTTGAGAATTATGCCGTATGGCGAAGCAAAATGCTTGAAGCGGCAAAACAGCATGCCGATAGTGCCGTGATCCGCTTGGTTCCGCTGCTGGCCCATATTGCACCGGACAGTCTGACGGAGGCAAAGTATGCTTGGGCAGATAGTACCCATACCCTGCAATATACAGCGGGAAAAATCGGACCTTGTCCGGCCTTCGATGGTACGTTGCTGCTCCGGAGTCTCCGGACCCTTGAACAAAGCGGATTGATCAGTTCACACAGAGGAAAGGAATAATATGCGTCTTTACTTACTTCCTTATGCCGGTGGTTCGGCGAAATCTTATCAGGTATTACAACCATTCTTTGCTCCGACAATTGATGTTGTCCCGCTGGATGTCCCGGATCGGGGCCGAATGTATGCTGACCTACCCGAGCTGTTGAGCCTTCGGGAAATGGCTCACCGGATTGCTGTTCATATCGGCAATGAGACAGAACCTTACGCGATTTTTGGTCATTCAATGGGCGCGCTGCTTGCGTTTGAAGTTGTGCGGGCGTTGACCTCGATGCATGGCTGTTTACCTCTGCTCCTAATGGTTTCCGGACATCAGGCGCCACATTTGGAGCGGACATGTCCTTCATTACATGATTCGCCTCAAGATGAATTTGATCGTCGCTTATCATTACTTTCTGCCACACCCCAGGAAATTCTGGATCATGGAGAGATGATGGATTTGCTTCGTCCGAGGATCCGTAGGGATTTTCAGGCTTGCGAGACCTATCGCTATACAGAAGGTAGGGCGTTACCCGTTCCTCTGGCTTGCTTGGGAGGAGACGATGATCCCACTGTTAGCATCGATGAACTGCACGCTTGGTCGATGCATAGCAGTGACTATCTTGGGAGTTTTCTGTTTCCGGGCGGGCATTTTTATTTTCTGGATAACTTGCCGGAAGTCGCGAAAGAAGTGGAGCGACTGATGTGTCTGGTTGCAATGACGGCTTGAATGCTCCGGTGGGCTTTTATTGTCTGCGCTGACCATTCTCCTGTGGGGGGAGAATCATATGAGCGACATTCATGGCTACTAAAAAAACCGCTCACAATCAGTGAACGGTATGAGGTCAATTTGTGCGATTACATATCAATCGTCGGATTCAGCAATCGCCAGCGCACGCTGACTAAGACCGGATAGCATGATTGGTACCGCCTGATAAATCTCTTCGAACTGAGCCATCGCATCCGCGCCCGCTTCATTCAATGTTACCAGTGAAGTTTCCGGGTCATAGAGCATGGTAATGGATAGCAAAACGCCGCCCAGTAAGGCACCATTTTCCGTTTCAGGCGGCATCAGTGCTTCCCAGTCATCTTTGGTCAGTTGCCAGCCTTGTAACATACCTTCACAGAAGTCCCGAGTCGCCTGATTGACAATTTCTTCATCATCCAGCAGGCATGAAGCCGGCCATTGCCATGAGCCACTGAGTAATGATTCCCGGGCCGTATTCCATTGTTGAACAACGTGTTGGCAATACATCTCAAGATGAGAGGGCTCCGCGAACGGTGCAACCTCACTCCCACCCCAAAGATAGGGGAGCCATTCTTCCGGTGAAATCAGATATGGTGTTGCAGCGAGAGCAACAATAAATCCCGTCATCTGATGTTCATTGAGCAGTTGTTCGGGTTGTTCTACCGACGCAATAATTTCAGTTAGTGTCACATTCATGCTTGATCAAATCGATTGAGTGGGTGGATCGTTATGGTATTTGAAATTAAAAGAAGTTGCGAGACATCCGATTTGTTTCTTTAAAAACGGCTTGTTTTACAGACATTTGTTTTAATTTTGTTTCTTCATTTACAAATGGTTAACTATTTATTTTTATTAGTTTTTTATGCTAGTTTTTAGTGTATTTATTGGTTTTATATTTAGTGTTTATTTAAATAAATAGTGATTAATTTTATAATTATTGTGTTTTAATGCGCACAAATAGTGTTGTTTATCTGAGTGAAACAAAATGAAAAATAGTGCGCCTTTTTGTGTTCGCCACGCAGCTGCCGATACATTTGCAATGGTGGTATTCTGCTTTGTGACAGGTATGGGCATTGAGGTGTTTATCTCGGGAATGACGCTGGAGCAGTCATTATCTTCGAGGCTGCTTTCAATTCCGGTCAATATTGCGATTGCTTGGCCATATGGGCTCTTCCGTGATTTTGTCTTGAGATCCGGACGGCGCT
It includes:
- a CDS encoding thioesterase II family protein — protein: MRLYLLPYAGGSAKSYQVLQPFFAPTIDVVPLDVPDRGRMYADLPELLSLREMAHRIAVHIGNETEPYAIFGHSMGALLAFEVVRALTSMHGCLPLLLMVSGHQAPHLERTCPSLHDSPQDEFDRRLSLLSATPQEILDHGEMMDLLRPRIRRDFQACETYRYTEGRALPVPLACLGGDDDPTVSIDELHAWSMHSSDYLGSFLFPGGHFYFLDNLPEVAKEVERLMCLVAMTA
- a CDS encoding non-ribosomal peptide synthetase, translating into MSHDPRTSEKGIAPSKTVTVATDAAKTATEMSDSKRQLMSCLLRGQGAHGSEIRHDPKISPVISFAQERLWFLEQLVPGSAINNIAGAVLIDGALDTVALRQAFKHILHRHLPLRSCFREVDGMPTVQLNDVDAMVWETHDFRQFDEETREAKAMAELSQWSGVPFDLTCGPLVRSCLYQLAERQFLFGVVIHHIACDGWSLNLLVQELAQFYRAETEGEEIPPPLTVNYYDYSSWQRGDAAQSGWSEQLAYWKQQFATLPPSPYPWPDSHDAIRSDAIGRRKTLFIPASLSQKLRKLGYEHQATPFMVLLTLYKILLHRVGGECDICVGTPVANRDRREIESLIGFFVNFLPLRTELSGELSFLQALARVRATSINGFNHQSLPFEVLIREVQPEWHAGWRQLVQVAFAYHQQHPTHQIASGNALRMQPREVDHGAAMFDLMLSVQEESDGLRVVLEYAVPFIHTATADMLLSAFQALLTDAVNAPETPIAAMSLQSPQAYERQLCRSRALRSFPVTDTIHQRFSAQVRRYPEAEAVRYGHESLNYKALERLSDHLARSLIARGVTPGARVGICLERSLEMVVAVLAVLKSGCAYVPLDPAYPKERLALLCELAEPALVVTRSGLCSLVPPCLLIDEEGVDEKDTDGPYGMTPSELQDLPQITPKDAAYVIFTSGSTGVPKGVVVNHENVLRLFEATQAQFHIDDEDVWSLFHSISFDFSVWELWGALLHGGCLVVVPQAAVKDPLALRQLLEREKVTVLSQTPSAFRGLIRAEMHQPSRLEHLRLVIFGGEALALPMLKDWMDRYVDSGPALVNMYGITETTVHVTARRIHAEDITRLQGSVIGRPLDDITLFLLDANGLMVPDGVPGEIWIGGTAVSQGYLNRPDLTAERFVVRDIAGFHDRFYRTGDLARYWPDGDLEYLGRIDQQIQNRGHRIEPGEIEAVFRRHPLVADCLVCERTAHNGNAWLVSYVIESGTDLRPDIAQETRLMKTVFDDIYAEGVEPSSPEVPNITGWNHTDTGQPIDREEMEEWIAWTLYRLRLLHPSHIVEIGSGLGLLALELAKQCRTYRGSDISGVAVRYLTHKFQALGLAHCHVEQQDAVDFITGIMTPVDLVILNSVIQYFPNKDYLTQVLRGAQRVVGKQGVIFIGDIRCLSLMPAFYTAVAISRTGRDAGIRQIARLVRQLEKEEREICIAPDFFHQFVPDGFVDVQWKRSRYQNEMTRFRYDVVLYSQLQPQLKIDKSLSWESLGRDPDRLHSLLKESPETLRVLSIPNGRFFQDKLLGDMLLGSESAIEGRVDTLIFQAAEQTREQGALDPEILWQMAQLTGYHVCIAPSIEEGTAWMDVLFSLEPIEAGHPWQPEKLHTQDLGSEKSQSVNTFEQINDPLQQVYRRDRLENLRRYAAENLPTHMVPDLVMSVDVFPVTPNGKLDLESLPMPRNHSESQRSGASPSTFHERALTKIWTSLLGIESVGLDDDFWLCGGHSLLAARLMFRIEDEFQIRVPLMALFANSSLRGMAATIEAAQSQKPGQGAPTNPAFWYAEAEVDPDIVPPTTRSLQPTILLTGATGFFGCYLLFEALSCGRYQQVYCLVRAADDQQGYARIRHMLDSRGLWRTEFASVLQVWSGDLAQPDLGLSEQRLQLFADQVGEVLHNGCRVNFSEPYQQLKNANVVATETLLRLACRGDAKPFHYISSLGVFDDGDMGERFGLYEDREPSHPHTLDDAYSQTKWVAERMVTEVGKRGLPITVIRPSRIGSHSVSGDIRPDDLLWLVIRASLAIGALPALDLPLDVIPVDYAARVTLALMDNEQAFGKAFHLNHPNPSRYQEIQLWLASAGYPLVVENYAVWRSKMLEAAKQHADSAVIRLVPLLAHIAPDSLTEAKYAWADSTHTLQYTAGKIGPCPAFDGTLLLRSLRTLEQSGLISSHRGKE
- a CDS encoding UPF0149 family protein; its protein translation is MNVTLTEIIASVEQPEQLLNEHQMTGFIVALAATPYLISPEEWLPYLWGGSEVAPFAEPSHLEMYCQHVVQQWNTARESLLSGSWQWPASCLLDDEEIVNQATRDFCEGMLQGWQLTKDDWEALMPPETENGALLGGVLLSITMLYDPETSLVTLNEAGADAMAQFEEIYQAVPIMLSGLSQRALAIAESDD